A window from Microvirgula aerodenitrificans DSM 15089 encodes these proteins:
- the yajC gene encoding preprotein translocase subunit YajC — translation MNEQLMSFLPMIVIFILFWFLLVRPQQKKMKEQKAMLEALQKGDEVLTQAGMIGRITKLDGNDVTVEVAKGIEIQFQRAAIGNKLEKGSYKG, via the coding sequence ATGAACGAACAACTGATGTCGTTCCTGCCGATGATTGTCATCTTCATCCTGTTCTGGTTCCTGCTGGTTCGCCCGCAGCAGAAGAAGATGAAGGAACAGAAGGCCATGCTCGAAGCGCTGCAAAAGGGCGACGAAGTGCTGACCCAGGCCGGCATGATCGGCCGCATCACCAAGCTCGACGGCAACGATGTGACGGTCGAGGTTGCCAAGGGTATAGAAATCCAGTTCCAGCGTGCCGCAATCGGCAACAAACTGGAAAAAGGCAGCTACAAGGGATAA
- the tgt gene encoding tRNA guanosine(34) transglycosylase Tgt produces MLEFKLLKQSGAARRGELTLNHGVVQTPVFMPVGTYGSVKAMTPDNLHDIGAQIILGNTFHLWLRPGLDIVGKFGGLHDFIGWQKPILTDSGGFQVFSLGQLRKITEEGVTFQSPINGDKLFLSPEVSMQIQTVLNSDIVMQLDECTPGQVDHRTAGESMRMSLRWAERSRNAFNDLKNPNALFGIVQGNLYTDLRQESLEGLMKIGFDGIAIGGLSVGEPKPEMYRMMRELQPMLPADKPHYLMGVGTPEDLVHGVANGIDMFDCVMPTRNARNGWLFTQWGDIKIKNARHRDDKRPLDEQCDCYACRHFSRAYLHHLHRAGEILGAQLNTIHNLHYYQQLMAEMRQAIEDDRFADYEAGFHERRARGA; encoded by the coding sequence ATGCTCGAATTCAAATTGCTAAAACAAAGCGGCGCCGCGCGCCGCGGCGAGCTGACGCTCAATCACGGTGTGGTCCAGACCCCGGTTTTCATGCCGGTAGGCACTTATGGATCGGTCAAGGCAATGACGCCGGACAATCTGCACGACATCGGCGCGCAGATCATCCTCGGCAACACCTTTCACCTGTGGTTGCGTCCCGGCCTGGATATCGTCGGCAAGTTCGGCGGCCTGCACGACTTCATCGGCTGGCAGAAACCGATCCTGACCGACTCGGGCGGCTTCCAGGTATTCAGCCTCGGCCAGTTGCGCAAGATCACCGAGGAAGGCGTGACCTTCCAGAGCCCGATCAATGGCGACAAGCTGTTCCTGTCGCCGGAGGTGTCGATGCAGATCCAGACGGTACTGAACTCCGACATCGTCATGCAGCTGGACGAGTGCACGCCAGGCCAGGTCGACCACCGCACCGCCGGCGAGTCGATGCGCATGAGCCTGCGCTGGGCCGAGCGCAGCCGCAACGCATTCAATGACCTGAAGAATCCGAATGCGCTGTTCGGCATCGTCCAGGGCAACCTGTATACCGACCTGCGCCAGGAATCACTGGAAGGGCTGATGAAGATCGGCTTCGACGGCATCGCCATCGGCGGGCTGTCGGTCGGCGAGCCGAAACCGGAGATGTACCGGATGATGCGCGAGCTGCAGCCGATGCTGCCGGCAGACAAACCGCACTACCTTATGGGTGTCGGTACGCCGGAAGATCTGGTCCATGGCGTCGCCAACGGCATCGACATGTTCGACTGCGTGATGCCGACCCGCAATGCGCGCAATGGCTGGCTGTTCACCCAGTGGGGCGACATCAAGATCAAGAATGCCCGTCATCGCGACGACAAGCGCCCGCTGGACGAGCAGTGCGACTGCTATGCCTGCCGCCATTTCAGCCGCGCCTACCTGCATCACCTGCATCGTGCCGGCGAGATTCTCGGTGCCCAGCTCAATACCATCCACAACCTGCATTATTACCAGCAGTTGATGGCTGAAATGCGCCAGGCGATCGAAGACGACCGCTTCGCCGATTATGAGGCCGGCTTCCACGAACGGCGCGCCCGCGGGGCCTGA
- the thrS gene encoding threonine--tRNA ligase, whose product MPAIRLPDGSVRQFEHPVSVHDVAASIGAGLARAALAGRVDGKLVDTRFVIDHDADLAIVTDKDADGVDILRHSTAHLLAYAVKTLFPDAQVTIGPAIENGFYYDFSYKRPFTPEDLIAIEKKMAELAKKDIPVERMEMSRDDAVAYFKSIGENYKAEIIESIPQGEVLSLYREGDFTDLCRGPHVPSTGKLKVFKLMKLAGAYWRGDSRNEMLQRIYGTAWAKKEDLEQYLHMLEEAEKRDHRKLGRQLDLFHIQEEAPGMVFWHPKGWTLWQQVEQYMRRTILENGYQEVRTPQIVDRSLWEKSGHWDMYSELMFTTESEKRDYAVKPMNCPCHIQIFNMGIKSYRELPYRMAEFGSCHRNEPSGSLHGIMRVRNFVQDDAHIFCTDAQMQDEAIRFIDLLQSVYKDFGFEEILIKLSTRPEKRVGADALWDQAEAALATALDVKGLAYELQPGEGAFYGPKIEFSLKDSLGRVWQCGTLQLDFNLPERLGAEYVDEDNTRKHPVMLHRAILGSLERFIGILIEHHAGAMPLWLAPTQLVVMNITEAQAEYATEIAESLRKQGFRVDLDLRNEKISYKIREHSLQKLPYQIIVGDKEKAGALVAVRARTGEDLGQLPLFQFIERLKSELLH is encoded by the coding sequence ATGCCTGCCATTCGCCTGCCGGACGGTTCCGTCCGCCAATTCGAACATCCCGTTTCCGTCCATGATGTCGCCGCGTCGATCGGCGCCGGCCTTGCGCGCGCCGCGCTGGCGGGGCGGGTCGACGGCAAGCTGGTCGATACCCGCTTTGTCATCGACCACGACGCCGACCTGGCGATCGTGACCGACAAGGACGCCGACGGTGTCGACATCCTTCGCCACTCGACGGCCCACCTGCTGGCCTATGCGGTCAAGACGCTGTTCCCTGATGCGCAGGTCACCATCGGACCGGCGATCGAAAACGGCTTCTACTACGACTTCAGCTACAAGCGTCCGTTTACGCCGGAAGACCTGATCGCCATCGAGAAGAAGATGGCCGAGCTGGCGAAGAAGGACATTCCGGTCGAGCGCATGGAAATGTCGCGTGACGATGCCGTGGCCTACTTCAAGTCGATCGGCGAGAACTACAAGGCGGAAATCATCGAGTCGATTCCGCAGGGCGAAGTGCTGTCGCTGTATCGCGAGGGTGATTTCACCGACCTCTGTCGTGGCCCGCACGTCCCGTCGACCGGCAAGCTCAAGGTGTTCAAGCTGATGAAGCTGGCCGGCGCCTACTGGCGTGGCGACAGCCGCAACGAGATGCTGCAGCGCATCTACGGCACCGCCTGGGCGAAGAAGGAAGACCTCGAGCAGTACCTGCACATGCTGGAAGAGGCGGAAAAGCGCGACCACCGCAAGCTGGGCCGCCAGCTCGACCTGTTCCATATCCAGGAAGAAGCGCCGGGCATGGTGTTCTGGCACCCGAAGGGCTGGACGCTGTGGCAGCAGGTCGAACAGTACATGCGCCGCACCATCCTCGAGAACGGCTACCAGGAAGTGCGCACGCCGCAGATCGTCGACCGCTCGCTATGGGAAAAATCCGGCCACTGGGACATGTACTCGGAGCTGATGTTTACCACCGAGTCGGAAAAGCGCGACTACGCGGTCAAGCCGATGAACTGCCCGTGCCACATCCAGATCTTCAACATGGGGATCAAGAGCTACCGCGAGCTGCCGTACCGCATGGCCGAATTCGGCTCCTGCCACCGCAACGAGCCGTCCGGCTCGCTGCACGGCATCATGCGCGTGCGCAACTTCGTCCAGGACGATGCGCACATTTTCTGCACCGACGCCCAGATGCAGGATGAGGCGATCCGCTTTATCGACCTGCTGCAGAGCGTGTACAAGGACTTCGGTTTCGAAGAGATCCTGATCAAGCTGTCCACGCGCCCGGAAAAGCGCGTCGGCGCCGATGCGCTGTGGGACCAGGCCGAAGCCGCGCTGGCCACCGCGCTGGACGTCAAGGGTCTGGCCTACGAGTTGCAGCCGGGCGAAGGGGCCTTCTACGGTCCGAAGATCGAATTCTCGCTGAAGGACAGCCTGGGCCGCGTCTGGCAGTGCGGGACGCTGCAGCTGGACTTCAACCTGCCGGAACGGCTGGGCGCCGAGTACGTGGACGAGGACAACACCCGCAAACACCCGGTCATGCTGCACCGGGCGATCCTCGGCTCGCTCGAACGCTTCATCGGCATCCTGATCGAGCATCACGCCGGCGCGATGCCGCTGTGGCTGGCTCCGACCCAGCTGGTGGTGATGAATATCACCGAAGCACAGGCCGAATATGCAACGGAAATTGCCGAATCGCTGAGGAAACAGGGCTTCCGCGTCGATCTTGACTTGAGAAACGAGAAGATCAGCTATAAAATCCGCGAACACAGCCTGCAAAAGTTGCCGTATCAGATCATCGTCGGTGACAAGGAAAAGGCAGGCGCTCTGGTAGCCGTGCGTGCGCGGACTGGCGAAGACCTCGGCCAGCTCCCGCTCTTCCAGTTCATCGAACGACTCAAGTCGGAACTGCTGCACTGA
- the infC gene encoding translation initiation factor IF-3, translating into MTAIAQEREPRINGEITAREIRLQGPEGEQLGILSLREAFAKAEELELDLVEIAPTAQPPVCKIMDYGKFKYQEAKRKHEQKQKQKQIQVKEIKFRPGTDDGDYNVKLRNLIRFLTEGDKAKITLRFRGREMAHQDIGLALLKRVEADLAEVGIVEQFPRLEGRQMVMMIGPKKK; encoded by the coding sequence GTGACGGCAATAGCTCAGGAACGCGAACCGCGGATCAACGGCGAAATTACGGCCCGTGAGATCCGCCTGCAAGGGCCCGAAGGGGAACAGCTTGGCATTCTCAGCCTCCGCGAAGCATTCGCGAAGGCAGAAGAACTTGAACTCGACCTGGTCGAGATCGCGCCCACCGCGCAACCGCCGGTGTGCAAGATCATGGACTACGGCAAGTTCAAGTATCAGGAAGCCAAGCGCAAACACGAGCAGAAGCAGAAGCAGAAACAGATCCAGGTCAAGGAAATCAAGTTCAGGCCGGGCACGGATGACGGTGACTACAACGTCAAACTGCGCAACCTGATCCGCTTCCTGACCGAAGGTGACAAGGCCAAGATCACGCTGCGCTTCCGCGGCCGTGAAATGGCTCACCAGGATATTGGCCTGGCGCTGCTCAAACGCGTCGAGGCGGATCTGGCCGAAGTGGGGATTGTCGAACAGTTCCCGCGGCTGGAAGGCCGTCAGATGGTCATGATGATCGGTCCGAAGAAGAAGTAG
- the rpmI gene encoding 50S ribosomal protein L35, which translates to MPKMKTKSSAKKRLKVLGNGGVKRSMAFKRHILTKKTTKNKRQLRGTVMVHETNMASVRAMLPYA; encoded by the coding sequence ATGCCGAAGATGAAAACCAAGTCGAGCGCGAAAAAGCGTCTCAAGGTCCTGGGCAACGGTGGTGTGAAACGCTCGATGGCTTTCAAGCGTCACATCCTTACCAAGAAGACCACCAAGAACAAGCGCCAGTTGCGCGGTACCGTCATGGTCCACGAAACGAATATGGCCTCTGTTCGCGCCATGCTGCCCTACGCCTAA
- the rplT gene encoding 50S ribosomal protein L20: MPRVKRGVTARARHKKVLALAKGYRGRRKNVYRVAKQAVMKAGQYAYRDRRQRKRQFRALWIARINAAARECGLSYSKFMNGLKRAAIEIDRKVLADLAVFDKAVFAQLVEKAKASLVA; the protein is encoded by the coding sequence ATGCCTCGTGTCAAACGCGGTGTAACCGCTCGCGCCCGTCATAAAAAAGTTCTCGCGCTAGCCAAGGGCTATCGCGGCCGCCGCAAGAACGTATACCGCGTTGCCAAGCAGGCGGTGATGAAGGCCGGTCAATACGCTTACCGTGACCGTCGTCAACGCAAACGCCAGTTCCGCGCCCTGTGGATCGCCCGTATCAACGCCGCTGCGCGTGAATGCGGTCTGAGCTACAGCAAGTTCATGAACGGCCTGAAGCGGGCCGCCATCGAGATCGACCGCAAGGTGCTGGCCGACCTCGCCGTGTTCGACAAGGCTGTGTTTGCACAGCTGGTCGAAAAGGCGAAGGCAAGCCTCGTAGCCTAA
- the pheS gene encoding phenylalanine--tRNA ligase subunit alpha: MNTIQTLLAEGLVALAAVQDLNELELVKARYLGKSGEITALLKQLGQMSPEEKKTAGAAINAGKQQFEAAHNQRRDELNAARLAQQLAAEALDVTLPGRGAGLGGLHPVTLTLERIATLFRSMGFEIADGPEIETDFYNFQALNIPENHPARAMADTFYVEGGDVLRTHTSPIQARFMLNNAPPIKIIAPGRVYRVDSDATHSPMFHQMEGLWVDEGVSFADLKATMTDFLRRFFESDDLQVRFRPSFFPFTEPSAEIDVLGKNGWLEVGGCGMVHPNVLKNVNIDAEKYTGFAFGIGLDRFAMLRYGVTDLRLFFENDLNFLKQFN; the protein is encoded by the coding sequence ATGAATACCATTCAGACTCTGCTGGCCGAGGGCCTGGTCGCGCTGGCCGCGGTGCAGGACCTCAACGAGCTCGAGCTGGTCAAGGCCCGCTATCTCGGCAAGAGCGGCGAAATCACCGCGTTGCTGAAGCAACTGGGCCAGATGTCGCCGGAAGAAAAGAAAACCGCGGGTGCGGCCATCAATGCCGGCAAGCAGCAGTTCGAGGCCGCGCACAACCAGCGCCGCGACGAACTGAACGCGGCCCGGCTCGCACAGCAGCTGGCCGCCGAAGCACTCGACGTGACGCTGCCGGGGCGCGGCGCCGGCCTGGGCGGCCTGCACCCGGTCACGCTGACGCTGGAACGCATCGCGACCCTGTTCCGCTCGATGGGCTTCGAGATTGCCGACGGCCCGGAGATCGAAACCGACTTCTACAACTTCCAGGCGCTGAACATTCCGGAAAACCATCCGGCGCGGGCCATGGCGGATACCTTCTACGTCGAGGGCGGTGACGTGCTGCGCACGCATACCTCGCCGATCCAGGCCCGCTTCATGCTGAACAACGCGCCGCCGATCAAGATCATCGCGCCGGGCCGGGTCTATCGCGTCGACTCCGATGCCACCCACTCGCCGATGTTCCACCAGATGGAAGGTCTGTGGGTCGACGAGGGCGTCAGCTTTGCCGACCTGAAGGCGACCATGACCGACTTCCTGCGCCGCTTCTTCGAGAGCGACGACTTGCAGGTGCGCTTCCGTCCAAGCTTTTTCCCGTTCACCGAACCGTCGGCCGAGATCGACGTGCTGGGCAAGAATGGCTGGCTGGAGGTGGGCGGCTGCGGGATGGTGCATCCGAACGTGCTGAAAAACGTCAATATCGACGCGGAAAAGTACACCGGCTTTGCCTTCGGCATCGGGCTGGACCGTTTTGCCATGTTGCGCTACGGCGTGACCGACCTGCGGCTCTTCTTCGAGAACGATCTCAATTTCCTCAAGCAGTTCAACTGA
- the pheT gene encoding phenylalanine--tRNA ligase subunit beta: MKFSEIWLRDWVNPALDTEQLSHLLTMAGLEVESVEPAAPRFSGVVVAEVKSVRKHENADRLRVTEVDVGNGERVQIVCGAPNVAEGLKVPCALSGAVLPGDFRIKPTKMRGVESNGMLCSGKELGVPDDVDGLLVLPADAPVGADIRDYLQLDDATFELKITPNRADCLSLRGIAREVAALTRAALNEPTITAVAPAIDDTLPVTVDATAACPRYIGRVIRGVDARAATPAWMRQRLERAGLRSISAVVDVTNYVLLELGQPLHAFDLGKLAGNIHVRMAQPGETLALLNGKTIDLDPDMLVITSGDKAVALAGIMGGANSEVDDTTVDVFLESAFFSPEAIAGRARKLTLNSDASFRYERGVDYALQRDAIERASALILSICGGQAGPLGEAVSTLPVKPAVQVRTARVNKVLGITLSQQEIGAILTGLGFETVEVDAGFSVTPPSFRFDIEIEEDLIEEIARVHGYENVPADAPRARLAMLPLPETATPRHELRRRVACRDYQEIVSYAFVDAQWEADLGGNANPVTLINPIASQMSVMRSTLFGGLIDTLVSNLNRKQSRVRVFEIARVFLKQADGSVQQPERLAGLAFGSRYPEQWGVSGERVDFHDVKADVEALLAPRAAVYRAGQHPALHPGRTADILIDGKRVGVIGELHPAWVHKYDLPAAPVLFELDFDTLATRSGIEARPVSKFQPVRRDLALVVDEAVSHDALRDALLAAAPEAVYAVSLFDIYRGKGIEDGKKSLAFKVLMQDTSRTLTDEDVESAIRRMVEAVSAGLNAKLRL, encoded by the coding sequence ATGAAATTCTCTGAAATCTGGCTGCGCGACTGGGTCAACCCGGCGCTGGATACGGAACAACTGAGCCATCTGCTGACCATGGCCGGTCTCGAGGTCGAAAGCGTCGAGCCGGCCGCGCCGCGTTTCTCCGGCGTCGTGGTCGCCGAGGTCAAGAGCGTGCGCAAGCACGAGAATGCCGATCGCCTGCGGGTGACCGAAGTCGACGTCGGCAACGGCGAACGGGTGCAGATCGTCTGCGGCGCGCCGAATGTGGCCGAAGGCCTGAAGGTGCCGTGCGCGCTGTCCGGTGCCGTGCTGCCGGGTGATTTCCGCATCAAGCCGACCAAAATGCGTGGCGTCGAGTCGAACGGCATGCTGTGCTCGGGCAAGGAACTTGGCGTGCCCGACGACGTCGACGGCCTGCTGGTCCTGCCGGCCGATGCGCCGGTGGGGGCGGATATCCGCGATTACCTGCAACTTGACGATGCCACCTTCGAACTGAAGATCACCCCGAACCGGGCCGACTGCCTGAGCCTGCGCGGCATTGCACGTGAAGTCGCCGCGCTGACCCGCGCTGCACTGAACGAGCCGACGATCACTGCCGTTGCGCCGGCGATCGACGACACGCTGCCGGTGACGGTGGATGCCACCGCGGCCTGCCCGCGTTACATCGGTCGCGTGATCCGCGGTGTCGACGCCCGCGCCGCCACGCCGGCCTGGATGCGCCAGCGTCTGGAACGGGCTGGGCTGCGCAGTATCTCCGCCGTGGTCGACGTGACCAACTATGTGTTGCTCGAACTCGGCCAGCCGCTGCATGCCTTCGACCTTGGCAAACTTGCCGGCAACATCCATGTGCGCATGGCGCAGCCTGGTGAAACGCTGGCACTGCTGAACGGCAAGACCATCGATCTCGACCCGGACATGCTGGTGATCACCAGCGGCGACAAGGCCGTTGCGCTGGCCGGGATCATGGGCGGCGCCAACAGCGAAGTGGATGACACCACTGTCGACGTGTTCCTCGAATCGGCATTCTTCTCGCCCGAAGCCATTGCCGGCCGCGCGCGCAAGCTGACGCTGAACTCCGATGCGTCGTTCCGCTACGAGCGCGGTGTCGACTATGCGCTGCAGCGCGATGCGATCGAACGCGCCTCGGCGCTGATCCTGTCGATCTGCGGTGGTCAGGCCGGCCCGCTGGGCGAGGCCGTGTCCACCCTGCCGGTCAAGCCGGCGGTGCAGGTGCGGACGGCCCGGGTCAACAAGGTGCTCGGCATCACGCTGTCGCAGCAGGAGATTGGTGCGATCCTGACCGGACTCGGCTTTGAGACGGTCGAAGTCGACGCGGGGTTCAGTGTGACCCCGCCGAGCTTCCGCTTCGATATCGAGATCGAGGAAGACCTGATCGAGGAAATCGCCCGCGTCCATGGCTACGAGAACGTGCCGGCCGATGCGCCGCGTGCCCGGCTGGCCATGCTGCCGCTGCCGGAAACCGCCACGCCGCGCCATGAGCTGCGCCGCCGTGTCGCCTGCCGCGACTACCAGGAAATCGTCAGCTACGCGTTTGTCGATGCGCAGTGGGAAGCCGACCTGGGCGGCAATGCCAATCCGGTGACGCTGATCAATCCGATCGCCAGCCAGATGAGCGTCATGCGTTCGACGCTGTTCGGCGGGCTGATCGACACCCTGGTCTCGAACCTGAACCGCAAGCAGTCGCGGGTGCGGGTGTTCGAGATCGCCCGGGTGTTCCTGAAGCAGGCGGACGGCAGCGTGCAGCAGCCGGAACGGCTGGCCGGTCTGGCCTTCGGTTCGCGCTACCCGGAACAGTGGGGCGTCAGTGGCGAGCGGGTTGATTTCCATGACGTGAAGGCTGACGTGGAGGCGCTGCTGGCGCCGCGCGCGGCGGTATACCGTGCCGGCCAGCATCCGGCACTGCATCCGGGCCGCACGGCGGACATCCTGATCGACGGCAAGCGGGTCGGCGTGATCGGCGAGCTGCACCCGGCCTGGGTTCACAAGTACGACCTGCCGGCCGCGCCGGTGCTGTTCGAGCTCGATTTCGACACCCTGGCCACACGCAGCGGCATCGAAGCCCGGCCGGTCAGCAAGTTCCAGCCGGTGCGCCGCGACCTGGCGCTGGTGGTCGACGAAGCCGTGTCGCACGATGCGCTCCGCGACGCGCTGCTGGCTGCTGCGCCTGAGGCCGTTTACGCGGTGTCGCTGTTCGACATCTACCGTGGCAAGGGCATCGAGGACGGGAAAAAGAGCCTTGCATTCAAGGTGTTAATGCAGGATACTAGCCGCACATTAACCGATGAAGACGTTGAATCGGCGATCAGGCGGATGGTGGAAGCCGTTAGCGCCGGGCTGAATGCAAAGCTTCGTCTCTGA
- a CDS encoding integration host factor subunit alpha, whose product MTLTKAELADLLFDRVGLSKRESKDMVESFFEEIRGALEEGDSVKLSGFGNFQLRDKPQRPGRNPKTGEEIPITARRVVTFHASQKLKGMVEAHYAVRSL is encoded by the coding sequence ATGACGCTGACCAAGGCAGAGCTTGCCGATTTGCTGTTCGACAGGGTGGGCCTCAGCAAGCGGGAGTCCAAGGACATGGTTGAATCCTTCTTTGAGGAAATCCGTGGCGCGCTGGAAGAGGGCGACTCGGTCAAGCTGTCCGGCTTCGGCAATTTCCAGTTGCGTGACAAGCCGCAACGCCCGGGGCGCAACCCCAAGACCGGCGAGGAAATCCCGATTACCGCCCGCCGCGTCGTCACCTTCCACGCCAGCCAGAAGCTCAAGGGGATGGTCGAGGCGCACTATGCCGTACGCAGCCTCTGA
- a CDS encoding MerR family transcriptional regulator: protein MPALPTARYFSVDEAARLVGVAPHVLRSWEAEFASALPSAVQRRHYRREEVLAARQIHARLRAQALRGGDAGLAAARALDAPQPLSVDELRTELTRIRETLSLDFDE, encoded by the coding sequence ATGCCGGCGCTGCCGACCGCGCGTTATTTCAGTGTCGACGAGGCCGCGCGCCTGGTCGGCGTCGCACCGCACGTGCTGCGCAGCTGGGAAGCCGAGTTTGCGTCGGCGCTGCCGAGCGCCGTCCAGCGCCGGCACTACCGGCGCGAGGAAGTACTGGCGGCCAGGCAGATCCATGCCCGGCTGCGGGCGCAGGCCCTGCGCGGCGGTGACGCCGGACTGGCGGCCGCGCGGGCGCTGGATGCACCGCAGCCGCTGTCGGTCGACGAGCTGCGCACCGAGCTGACCCGGATCCGCGAGACGCTGTCATTGGACTTTGACGAGTGA